From Coccinella septempunctata chromosome 4, icCocSept1.1, whole genome shotgun sequence, a single genomic window includes:
- the LOC123312248 gene encoding endonuclease/exonuclease/phosphatase family domain-containing protein 1-like — protein MGQPLSMAKKNKRKTNKLFNSLIFMNENHNLSHTFAIFDDESTVELVNVNTANENELLKVQGIDLELSKNIIKHRKAIGFFQKVEDLVVVPGMGADRLDNIKHYVCVSTRNVMRNSLQSFDSLKSVDSRTTLTKTSKLVNVNEASVYELQLIHGITQEIAAAIVYYRCKKGPFKRLEDLTKIKCIDCIRLDNISQYLTVYNEQEMSDTESEKQPYNLTLNGGSRTSNTLNFSCRNGTTNVLLDSTVADIFELLSTYSPRPIVKELFRYSRNDRPAFRVSSWDLDQFSVEKASNLGVKEVICRTILENGWSILAIQDIQDKDALRVICDELNDPQLQRVQEWKNNVYCWNHIIMDNEHGKLGFIFQSKGVEEITVISSEKGPLDPSACDSLITNFKIGNTVVQILNLKVRVDLGVDKLQDHLQKMINTETHCLICLDFGSLLIHNDFFTNLENSKLLLPTNLSNSFHSITNSSKHCSSNFVVNSRLEKYLTGLQGIQRNGLTHLAIPSGWTWGGSVSSCCPVWVEFFVTPS, from the exons ATGGGGCAACCTTTGAGTATGGCTAAGAAGAATAAGAGAAAAACCAACAAACTCTTCAACTCACTAATATTTATGAATGAGAATCATAATTTGAGTCACACATTTgctatttttgatgatgaatctACAGTAGAATTAGTTAATGTGAACACAGCAAATGAAAATGAACTCTTGAAAGTCCAAGGTATAGATTTGGAACTATCCAAAAATATAATCAAACACCGAAAAGCCATAGGATTCTTTCAAAAAGTAGAAGATCTAGTTGTGGTTCCTGGAATGGGGGCTGATAGACTCGATAACATTAAACACTATGTTTGTGTCAGCACTAGGAATGTTATGCGCAATTCTTTACAAAGTTTCGATAGTTTAAAAAGTGTTGATTCTCGAACTACACTCACTAAAACCAGTAAATTAGTGAATGTAAACGAAGCTTCAGTATATGAACTTCAATTAATACATGGAATAACACAGGAGATTGCAGCAGCTATTGTTTACTACAGATGTAAGAAGGGACCATTCAAAAGG CTGGAAGATCTCACAAAAATCAAATGCATCGACTGTATACGACTCGACAATATCAGCCAATACCTCACTGTCTACAATGAGCAAGAAATGTCAGACACGGAATCAGAAAAGCAACCCTACAATTTAACCCTCAACGGAGGCAGTAGGACGAGCAATACTCTGAATTTTTCCTGCAGGAATGGGACCACGAACGTATTGCTAGATTCGACTGTGGCAGATATTTTCGAGTTATTGTCGACCTATTCTCCCCGTCCAATAGTTAAGGAGTTATTTAGATATTCCAGAAACGACAGACCTGCCTTTAGGGTATCAAGTTGGGACCTGGATCAGTTTTCTGTGGAGAAAGCTTCGAATTTAGGAGTGAAGGAGGTTATTTGTAGGACTATTTTAGAGAACGG ATGGTCCATTTTGGCAATTCAAGATATTCAGGACAAAGACGCTTTGAGGGTCATTTGTGATGAACTGAACGATCCTCAGTTACAACGTGTACAAGAATGGAAAAACAACGTGTATTGTTGGAATCATATCATAATGGACAATGAACATGGTAAACTTGGATTCATCTTTCAGTCCAAAGGAG TTGAAGAAATAACAGTGATTTCTTCAGAAAAGGGTCCCCTGGACCCTTCTGCTTGTGATAGTTTGATAACCAACTTCAAAATAGGAAATACAGTAGTacaaattttaaatttgaaaGTAAGAGTCGACTTGGGTGTTGATAAACTGCAAGATCACCTGCAAAAGATGATAAATACAGAAACACATTGTTTGATTTGTCTAGATTTTGGTAGTTTACTCATTCATAATG ATTTTTTCACAAACTTAGAAAATTCCAAACTACTCCTACCTACAAATCTTTCAAACAGTTTTCACTCAATTACCAATTCCTCAAAGCATTGCAGCTCTAATTTTGTTGTGAATAGCAGGCTAGAAAAGTACCTCACAGGGTTACAGGGAATCCAAAGAAATGGTCTAACACACCTAGCTATACCCTCAGGATGGACTTGGGGGGGATCTGTTTCCTCGTGTTGCCCTGTTTGGGTTGAGTTCTTTGTTACTCCTAGTTGa
- the LOC123312250 gene encoding ubiquitin domain-containing protein UBFD1-like: MEQNCEIQKNDSKVLDSSENNESRKTDDLPSECKIKKTEEPADKENSENGRGPEDLIEIKIIFSKKKYDVQISADATVATLKKQLQGLLGVPDSMQKLMFKGLLQDNQTLKSAGVVKGTKIMLVGSTLKDVLAVSSVSKQDVAEAEKAGTTKEPLCKQKLHKKILDKGLPEDVMPGIKNVKERLPPAPLSGMLNKHGGKVRLTFKLEQDQLWLSTKERTEKLPMSSIKNVISESIEGHEEYHIMGLQLGPTEASRYWIYWVPAQYIDAIKDAVLGKWQYF, encoded by the coding sequence ATGGAACAGAattgtgaaattcaaaagaacgaTAGTAAAGTTTTAGATTCGTCAGAAAATAATGAATCTCGAAAAACTGACGATCTCCCTTCCGAatgcaaaattaaaaaaactgaagaacCAGCAGACAAAGAAAACTCAGAAAATGGCAGAGGACCTGAGGATCTTATagaaatcaaaataatttttagcAAGAAAAAATATGATGTTCAAATTTCTGCAGATGCCACAGTTGCCACTTTAAAGAAACAACTACAGGGTTTATTAGGTGTACCAGATTCAATGCAAAAGTTAATGTTTAAAGGTTTGCTCCAAGACAATCAAACTTTGAAAAGTGCTGGGGTTGTTAAAGGAACTAAAATAATGTTAGTAGGGTCAACTTTGAAAGATGTTTTAGCTGTTTCATCTGTAAGCAAACAAGATGTTGCAGAAGCAGAAAAGGCAGGTACCACAAAAGAACCACTATGCAAACAGAAACTACATAAGAAAATTCTAGATAAAGGGTTGCCTGAGGATGTTATGCCAGGTATTAAAAATGTCAAAGAAAGGTTGCCTCCAGCTCCTTTGTCTGGTATGTTAAATAAGCATGGGGGAAAAGTAAGACTCACCTTCAAGTTAGAACAAGATCAGTTATGGCTAAGTACTAAAGAACGAACTGAAAAATTACCTATGTCATCaattaaaaatgttatttctgaaAGTATTGAAGGACATGAAGAATATCACATCATGGGTTTACAACTAGGTCCTACTGAAGCATCAAGGTATTGGATCTATTGGGTGCCTGCTCAATATATTGATGCAATTAAGGATGCTGTCTTGGGGAAATGGCAGTATTTCTAA